ACGACCCACTGCTGTGCCTGAGAGCCGTCGATGCAGTCCCAGAGCTGCACCTTCGAGCCGTTGGCGGTCCGGTTGGCGTCGACGTCCAGGCAGTATCCGAAGGCGCGCACGGTGCCGTCTTCGCCGAATGCCCACTGCTGACCGGTGGCCGTGCTGCACTCCCACAACTGCGCGGCATTGCCGCTGACGGCGGTGTTGGTGTCGACGTCGAGGCAGCGCTGCGGACCCGCCGGCGGGCCCTGGTTCACGACCTGGCCCGTCGGACCCGGCAGGGCGCCGATGCCGAAGCGGACCTCGCACTGCTCGGCGGTGCCGAGCCACTGCGCGGCGAAGTAGACGTAGCTCGTGCCGTCGTCGCGCGGGATCATCGGCGTGGAGTATCCGGCGCATCCGGGCACAGGCGTGCTCTCGTTGTAGTCGCCGGTCGGCTGTACGGTCACCGGTGCGGTGGCCTCGGTCCACGGACCCTCGCCGAGATTCGTGTTGGCGAACAGCACCATTCCGGACTCGGCGAGCACCAGCTTGTCACCGGTCGGTCCGGACACGACGCGCTGGCCCGAGATGAGCAGGGTTCCGTTCGGGCCGCCGCCGGGCAGCCAGGAGATGTAGGGGGTGTGCAGCAGTTGGCGCCCGTCGCTTGTCTGCACGAGCGTTCCCCTCTCTCCCAGCGGCCCCCAGTCCAGGCCGTCGTCGCTGAACTTGATGTGCGTCTCGCACGCGTGGTCGGGATCGGTCGCGTCGCGGCACAGTTCGTAGCTCATCGCCACCCGCCCATCGGGCAGTGCGGCGAAGGTCTGCATGCCCGGACGCAGCAGGTTGTCATCGGGGAACGCGACATCGACTGTCTGGTCGGAGCTCCAGGTGCGACCCCCGTCATCCGAGATGTAATGGCCGATGATCTGGTTGTTCGTCGCGGTTCCGGCCGGACGCTCGTCGGAGATGAAGCAGGCGAGTGTGTCGTCCGGCGCGACCATGAACACGGGCTCCCAGATGCCGTGGCCCCAGGTGTCGGGCAGGCCGGAGGTCTGGGTGCAATTGGAGAGATACTGCCAGTTCTCGCCGCCGTCCTGGCTGCGGAACACCTCGATCTTCTGTGCCGAGTAGTCCCCGACATCCCAGGCGGTTCCCGCGGCGAGGATATCGCCGGCGTCGAGTCCGGGGATGTCGCGAGGCACCTCGAAGAGGGTCGGCGCCTCCAGGTCCCAGCCTGGGGTGTGGGACGTGAGAGTCGAGATCTTCGCCCAGCTCTCGCCGCCGTCGACGCTGCGGTAGACGGGCAGTTCCGTCGGCTGCGCCGGATCCTGTGCGGCGACGGTCGCGAGATAGTTCTCGGTCGCGGAGTCGTCGTGATCGAGCCGGATCGCGCGCGGGTATCCGCCGCTGCCGTCCGGATGGCCCTGACTCGCAGGGTTGTAAAGCACGTCACCCGGTTCGGTGGCCGCGGCGGGCGCCGGTTGCGTCAGTACGAGGCCGCCGAAGGCCAGGGCTGCGGCGATGGCGAGTGCCGCCGTGCGCCGCACAGGGACGGCGTGGGGGTAGGTCCCCTCCATTGGGAACTCCTCTTCTCTGGATGCGCCGGCTGATTTGCAGACGTCGGCAAGCAGAGTCGCACAAGTTTGCACACGTTGCAAGAGGTGATCGCGAAGAACTGCGGATGACGCGCCCAGGCTCAGACGGCGGCGGTGCTCTCTCGCGGCAGGAGGCGGTGCGGCGCGACGATCTGCGTCGGAGCGACGCTCGGATCATCGATTCGGGCGACGATCGCCCGGATCGCCTCGCGGGCGATGAACGGCGTGTCCAGCGAGACGGTGCTCAGCGAGGGGCGTGCGAACCGACCCTCTTCGATGTCGTCGATGCCGATCACCGCGACGTCCTCGGGAACGCGGAGTCCGGCATCGAAGATTGCACGCATGGCGCCCATCGCGAGCAGATCCGAGTAGCAGAAGATCGCATCCGGACGCATCCGCAGCAGCTCGACGGTGGCTTCGTATCCGTCGATGCGCCCGTAGTGCGCGGACGGGCGCATGAGCTCGGGGTCCACCTCGATGCCCGCTGCCTCGAGAGCCGCCTCGTACCCGGCGGTGCGCTGGCGCGGCGTCGCGAACTCTTCATCGGGCTGCGCGCCGATGGCGGCGATGCGCGATCTGCCCGAAGCCAGGAGATGATCGACGGCATCGCGAGCGGCCGCCACGTTGTCGATCGCGACGTGATCGAATCGTCCGTCGAAGTCGTGCTCGCCGAGCAGCGCGAGTGGCATCGTCGTCGCCCGCTTCATCTCGAGCAGCTCGGCACGCGTCACGAGCGGGCTGAACAGGATGCCGTCGAACAGCATCGTGCGGTTCTCGCCGAGCAGCAGCTCCTTCTCGCGTTCGTGATCGTTCCCCGTCTGATCGATCATCACCCGGTAGCCGACCTCGGCGGCCGCGTCGATCACGTCGCGGGCGAGTTGGCTGAAGTACGGCACGTCGATCTCGGGGACGACCAGTGCCAGCATCCCCGTGCGACCTGTCCGCAGCGTGCGGGCGATCGGATTCGGGCGGTAGTCCAGCTCGGCGATCGCGGCGAGGACGCGCTCGCGCATCCGCGTGCTGACGTGGGCATAGTCGCTCACGACATTCGACACCGTCCGGATGGAGACCCCGGCCTTCTCGGCGACGTCACGGAGCGTGGCTGACATGTGTACATCATAGGTCTTGCAACGTGTGCAAACATCCGCTAGCTTTTGCATACGATGGCAAATGTGCTGGCCCGTCAGCGTGGCATCCATCCACCCACACATCACGATCCACCCACACATCACGCACCACACAAGGGAGTGTCCATGAACCGCACAACGACACAGTCGGGTGTCCGCCTCCTGGCGGTCGGCACCGTCGCCGCCACCGCGCTGGCGCTCACCGCCTGCGGCCCCGGCGTCACGTCCGGCTCGAGCGATGACGAGGCATCCGACCGCTTGCAGGCGCCGACCTCGACGCAGCCCGAGGGAGAGATCACCATCTGGGATCGCTCGGGCGACCTGTACGAGGTCTTCGACTCCGTCATCGACGACTTCAACAAGAAGTACCCCGGCATCACCGTGCACCACGAGGCCGTCGACATCAACGCGAAACTTCAGAACACGCTCATCACCGGCACCGACGTCCCCGACGGCGTGTTCCTCGACGACGCGCTCGTCGGCAGCTACTCCGATCACCTCTGGGACCTCAGCGACGTGCTCGAGCCCTATCTCGCCGACATCGCGCCGCAGAAGATCGACGCGACGACGGTCGGCGGCGGAATCTACGGCGTGCCCTACGACCTCAACCCCGGACTGCTCTACTACAACGCCGCCGCGCTGGAAGCCGCAGGCATCGACGCGACCTCGATCGAGACCTACGACGATCTGCTCGAGGCTGCCCGCGACTATCAGGCCGCGAAACCCGGATCACATCCGATCCACCTGGAGCAGAGCGCCTTCCTCGGTCAGCTGCAGCTCGAGATGTACGCCAGCCAGCTGGGCACGTCGCTCGCGAACGCCGATGGTGAGCTGCGTCTGGACAGCCCCGAGTACACGCAGATCCTTACCTTCCTCGACACCGTGCAGACGGAAGGGCTGGGAACCCGCGCCGAATACCTGAGCCCGACGGACATCGCCGAGCTCGAGAACGGCAACCAGGTGTTCTACCCGTGGGCCATCTGGTTCGACTTCGCACCGCAGCAGCTGCTGCCGGAGACGAGCGGTGACTGGCGTGCCATGGAGCTTCCGGCCTGGGAGTCCGGCGGTGCTCGCAGCGGCGCGATGGGCGGATCCTCGTTCGTCCTGCCGAAGGACGGCGAGAACTCCGAGCTGGCCTGGCTGTTCTACGAGTTCCTCATGTACGACGAGACCGGATACAACGCGGTCTGGGGAGTCAACGACATCTACCCGGCGGGGCTGAACACATCCATCCCTGCCTACCTGCCCGCCGCCGACCCGGCCAAGCCCCTCTTCCAACCCCTTGACGCACTGGGCGGACAGGACCTGTGGGAGGTCGCGACCACCGCAGGCGCGCAGATCCCGAGCGGCTCGTCGATCCCGGCCTGGTGGAACGGAGCCGTGGACTACCTCGGCAACGACATCCAGAAGATGCTGGACGGCGATCTCGCTCCGGCCGAGGTCATCAGCAGTTCGACCGAAGGCATCCAGACCAACCTCATCGACAGGCAGTGACGGACCGACCCGCATGACGACCCCGACCCTCCACCCCGCGGTGCCGCAGCTCGGCCGCCGTTCGAGTGCCGCGAAGCTGAAACGACGCTCAGCGCCGTACCTCTTCGTCCTCCCGTTCATCGTGATCTTCCTCGCGTTCAGCGTGTACCCGCTGATCTTCACCGCGCGACTGAGCTTCACGAACTGGCACGGCTCCGGCGCCGCGGAGTGGGTGGGCTGGGGAAACTACACATATCTGCTCACCAGCGAGGCCTTCTGGAACTCGCTCGCCAACTCGGCGGTGCTCTGGCTGCTGATCCTTCCGATCCAGATCGTTCTCTCGGTCGTGGTCGCCGTGCTGCTGAACTCCGCGAAGCTGAGACTGCGCGGCCTCTACCGGGTCGCGTTCATCGTCCCGTTCGTCACACCGCTGGTTGCTGTCGCGCAGATCTGGGTCGTGCTGTTCGATCAGCAGTACGGCGCCATCAATGCCGTCCTCGGCACGTTCGGACTGCCCGACATCGGCTGGCTCACGACGAGTGCGTGGTCCAAGCCCACCCTGGCGCTGCTGTTCCTGTGGAAGACCACGGGCTTCATCGTCATCATCGTGCTCTCCGGGCTGCAGTCCATCGACAACTCGATCTACGAGGCCGCCGAGATCGACGGGGCCTCCCGGCTGCGGCAGTTATGGAGCATCACGGTACCGCTGCTGCGCCGCACGATCATGTTCGCGGTGGTGCTGCAGACCCTGGCCGTGTTCCAGATGTTCGCCGAGCCGTTCGTCGTCACGCAGGGCGGCCCGTACAACTCGACGACCACGGCGGGCTACTACCTCTACAACCACATCACGCGGGGCGACCTGGGCACGGGAGCCGCCAACTCGTTCCTGCTCGTCATCCTCGTGCTGGTGCTCTCGCTGTTCTTCGTACGCCTGCTGAGGGCAAAGGACTGATCATGACCGACACCCTCATCCGCACGATTCCGGAGATCGCGGTGCCCATCGCGCCCCGCCGCCGAAGGGAGAGCGGCGCCGGCCTGCGGACCGGCTCGCACGTGTTCCTCATGCTGCTGCTGATCGCGTTCCTCGCGCCCGTCGCCTGGGCCGTCGTCTCCTCGTTCAAGCAGCCCAACGACATCATCCGCGATCCGCTGGGCTTCGATCCGTCCACGTTCACGCTCGATAACTTCACCGCGATGTTCCAGGACGTGCCCATCGCACTCGGATTCCTCAACACCGGAATCGTGCTGGTCGTGAAGGGCGGCATCACGCTGTTCTTCGCACCGCTGGCCGCCTACGCCTTCGCCAAGTATCAGTTCGTCGGCAAGGACCTGATCTTCGGAACCGTGCTCATCACCCTGATGCTGCCGACGATCGTGCTCATCATCCCGCTGCTTCTGGAGATGAAGGCCCTCGGCTGGGTCAACACCTATCAGGCCCTCATCCTGCCGGGTGCGATCGACGCCTTCGCGATCTTCTGGATGCGACAGGTCATCAGCGCGGTGCCCGACGAATTGCTCGACGCTGCGCGCGTGGACGGATGCAGCGAGTTCGGGATCTTCTGGCGCGTGATCGTCCCCGTCATCCGTCCCGGCCTCGCCGGCCTCGCCGTGCTGACGATCATGAACATCTACAACGACTTCGTCTGGCCGGTGATCGTCGCCAGCTCGGAACGGATGGCCACCCTCCAGGTCGTCCTGTCCACACTCGCTCAGAACATCACCGGGAACCGGATCGGCGCGGACTACGCCACCGTCACCGGTGAGCTCCTGGCTGCGAGTTCCATCGCCCTCATCCCCCTGCTGGTGCTTTTCATCCTGCTCCAGCGTCACTTCATCAACGGCATCCTCGCCGGCAGCGTGAAAGGCTGAACGTGTCGCTATCCACCACCCTCCCGTCCCTGCGAACCACTGACCAGGAGGTGATCCCTCGCCCGGAGTATCCCCGGCCCGATGTCGACCGGTCGGCGCGCTGGCTGAGTCTCAACGGTCTCTGGGACTTCGACTT
Above is a genomic segment from Microbacterium sp. W4I4 containing:
- a CDS encoding ricin-type beta-trefoil lectin domain protein; protein product: MEGTYPHAVPVRRTAALAIAAALAFGGLVLTQPAPAAATEPGDVLYNPASQGHPDGSGGYPRAIRLDHDDSATENYLATVAAQDPAQPTELPVYRSVDGGESWAKISTLTSHTPGWDLEAPTLFEVPRDIPGLDAGDILAAGTAWDVGDYSAQKIEVFRSQDGGENWQYLSNCTQTSGLPDTWGHGIWEPVFMVAPDDTLACFISDERPAGTATNNQIIGHYISDDGGRTWSSDQTVDVAFPDDNLLRPGMQTFAALPDGRVAMSYELCRDATDPDHACETHIKFSDDGLDWGPLGERGTLVQTSDGRQLLHTPYISWLPGGGPNGTLLISGQRVVSGPTGDKLVLAESGMVLFANTNLGEGPWTEATAPVTVQPTGDYNESTPVPGCAGYSTPMIPRDDGTSYVYFAAQWLGTAEQCEVRFGIGALPGPTGQVVNQGPPAGPQRCLDVDTNTAVSGNAAQLWECSTATGQQWAFGEDGTVRAFGYCLDVDANRTANGSKVQLWDCIDGSQAQQWVVLPHGQLKNPQSGRCLDVPAGDNSNGTQLQIWDCLPGAWTQTWSMPVAVDDSGWRTVWTQSQQRVSTKAFGDQSIRMITRLAQGGEKLRIRLQNQFGDGPITMDQTTVALSAGGADIQSSTHHVLTFGGSEAVTLEPGTEAWSDPIAFETTDLADLAISFYFSDDVKMSLHDRAGRDNYGAPIGSGNSNAQASGGSYGEALPWTYMVSAVDVYDPALAGTIVAYGSSVVDGNGSERHADGTSAFGEYRRWTDDLARRVDAELPEAQQFAVVNEGIGGTAAAAVCAGGGLDGESRLGRDVLSLTGVTGLIYYYGTNDLAFGCDDAQIVAAMKSTFARLHDAGIEVYASPVTPRSSYTAQQNDYRDAVNEWVRAGGNCSGYCDAVLDFDTVLRDPSNSDAILAGYDAGDTIHANVEGQQAIADSIDLSVLRADAGGADAVASVVPSAQVEKLRGSKNRLTVTVTETRESGAVEKLTDRFEIAKNSTGTFDVGEYRVHIKTKGNTRVQEVTLVE
- a CDS encoding LacI family DNA-binding transcriptional regulator, which gives rise to MSATLRDVAEKAGVSIRTVSNVVSDYAHVSTRMRERVLAAIAELDYRPNPIARTLRTGRTGMLALVVPEIDVPYFSQLARDVIDAAAEVGYRVMIDQTGNDHEREKELLLGENRTMLFDGILFSPLVTRAELLEMKRATTMPLALLGEHDFDGRFDHVAIDNVAAARDAVDHLLASGRSRIAAIGAQPDEEFATPRQRTAGYEAALEAAGIEVDPELMRPSAHYGRIDGYEATVELLRMRPDAIFCYSDLLAMGAMRAIFDAGLRVPEDVAVIGIDDIEEGRFARPSLSTVSLDTPFIAREAIRAIVARIDDPSVAPTQIVAPHRLLPRESTAAV
- a CDS encoding ABC transporter substrate-binding protein, translated to MNRTTTQSGVRLLAVGTVAATALALTACGPGVTSGSSDDEASDRLQAPTSTQPEGEITIWDRSGDLYEVFDSVIDDFNKKYPGITVHHEAVDINAKLQNTLITGTDVPDGVFLDDALVGSYSDHLWDLSDVLEPYLADIAPQKIDATTVGGGIYGVPYDLNPGLLYYNAAALEAAGIDATSIETYDDLLEAARDYQAAKPGSHPIHLEQSAFLGQLQLEMYASQLGTSLANADGELRLDSPEYTQILTFLDTVQTEGLGTRAEYLSPTDIAELENGNQVFYPWAIWFDFAPQQLLPETSGDWRAMELPAWESGGARSGAMGGSSFVLPKDGENSELAWLFYEFLMYDETGYNAVWGVNDIYPAGLNTSIPAYLPAADPAKPLFQPLDALGGQDLWEVATTAGAQIPSGSSIPAWWNGAVDYLGNDIQKMLDGDLAPAEVISSSTEGIQTNLIDRQ
- a CDS encoding carbohydrate ABC transporter permease, whose protein sequence is MTTPTLHPAVPQLGRRSSAAKLKRRSAPYLFVLPFIVIFLAFSVYPLIFTARLSFTNWHGSGAAEWVGWGNYTYLLTSEAFWNSLANSAVLWLLILPIQIVLSVVVAVLLNSAKLRLRGLYRVAFIVPFVTPLVAVAQIWVVLFDQQYGAINAVLGTFGLPDIGWLTTSAWSKPTLALLFLWKTTGFIVIIVLSGLQSIDNSIYEAAEIDGASRLRQLWSITVPLLRRTIMFAVVLQTLAVFQMFAEPFVVTQGGPYNSTTTAGYYLYNHITRGDLGTGAANSFLLVILVLVLSLFFVRLLRAKD
- a CDS encoding carbohydrate ABC transporter permease, with amino-acid sequence MTDTLIRTIPEIAVPIAPRRRRESGAGLRTGSHVFLMLLLIAFLAPVAWAVVSSFKQPNDIIRDPLGFDPSTFTLDNFTAMFQDVPIALGFLNTGIVLVVKGGITLFFAPLAAYAFAKYQFVGKDLIFGTVLITLMLPTIVLIIPLLLEMKALGWVNTYQALILPGAIDAFAIFWMRQVISAVPDELLDAARVDGCSEFGIFWRVIVPVIRPGLAGLAVLTIMNIYNDFVWPVIVASSERMATLQVVLSTLAQNITGNRIGADYATVTGELLAASSIALIPLLVLFILLQRHFINGILAGSVKG